One segment of Agrococcus sp. ProA11 DNA contains the following:
- a CDS encoding long-chain-fatty-acid--CoA ligase yields MSAFADRPWLSSYADGVPADIPEVTETLVDMIATSVEEHRQAVALDFFGETLTYAELGEAIDRAAGGLSKLGVGAGDRVAIVLPNCPQNVIAFYAVLRLGAIVVEHNPLYTERELRHQFEDHGATVAIVWDKVAPTVLDMPSDLGVRHVVSVDMTRAMPWRTRTALRLPMAKAREARAALTTGELAPGAVDWARVAGADRISPTHPRPAVDDIAALQYTSGTTGRPKGATLTHGNLRANAAQGRAWVPGLTPGREVIYAVLPMFHAYGLTLCTTFALSIGARLVLFPKFDPSLVLKAMRTAPATFLPAVPPIYERLAKAAGERKVSLRSIRFAISGAMSLPVSTVELWERATGGLLIEGYGMTETSPVAIGNPMGPTRRPGAVGVPFPSTEMRVIDPDDTSIDRGPDEEGELLLRGPQVFSGYWNRPDETRETLLPDGWLRTGDLVRADAGGFVTIVDRRKELIITGGFNVAPSEVEEALVSHPSVDDAAVVGLPSPSGGESVAAAVVLAAGADSDAEAIRQHARQRLAAYKVPRRIVVVDDLPRSLIGKVLRREVRERLLAEE; encoded by the coding sequence ATGAGCGCTTTCGCCGATCGCCCGTGGCTGTCCTCCTACGCGGATGGGGTGCCTGCCGACATCCCGGAGGTCACCGAGACGCTCGTCGACATGATCGCCACCTCCGTTGAGGAGCACCGGCAGGCGGTCGCGCTCGACTTCTTCGGCGAGACGCTGACGTATGCGGAGCTGGGCGAGGCGATCGACCGCGCGGCCGGCGGCCTGTCGAAGCTCGGCGTCGGCGCGGGCGACCGCGTTGCGATCGTGCTGCCGAACTGCCCGCAGAACGTCATCGCCTTCTATGCGGTGCTGCGCCTCGGCGCGATCGTCGTCGAGCACAATCCGCTCTACACCGAGCGCGAGCTGCGACACCAGTTCGAGGACCACGGCGCCACCGTCGCGATCGTGTGGGACAAGGTGGCGCCCACGGTGCTCGACATGCCGAGCGACCTGGGCGTCAGGCATGTCGTGTCCGTGGACATGACGCGCGCCATGCCCTGGCGCACGCGCACCGCGCTGCGCCTCCCGATGGCGAAGGCGCGCGAAGCGCGGGCGGCGCTCACGACCGGCGAGCTCGCCCCCGGCGCGGTCGACTGGGCTCGCGTGGCGGGGGCGGATCGCATCTCGCCGACGCATCCGCGTCCCGCGGTCGACGACATCGCCGCGCTGCAGTACACGAGCGGCACCACGGGACGGCCGAAGGGCGCGACCCTTACGCACGGCAACCTGCGTGCGAACGCGGCGCAGGGGCGCGCCTGGGTGCCGGGGCTCACGCCCGGCCGCGAGGTCATCTACGCCGTGCTGCCGATGTTCCACGCCTACGGCCTCACGCTGTGCACCACCTTCGCCCTGAGCATCGGCGCACGCCTGGTGCTCTTCCCCAAGTTCGATCCGTCGCTCGTGCTGAAGGCGATGCGCACCGCCCCGGCGACCTTCCTGCCTGCTGTTCCGCCCATCTACGAGCGGCTGGCGAAGGCCGCTGGCGAGCGGAAGGTGAGCCTGCGCAGCATCCGCTTCGCGATCTCGGGCGCGATGAGCCTCCCGGTGTCGACCGTCGAGCTGTGGGAGCGGGCGACCGGCGGGCTGCTGATCGAGGGCTACGGCATGACCGAGACCTCGCCGGTCGCGATCGGGAACCCGATGGGACCGACACGACGGCCCGGCGCCGTGGGCGTGCCCTTCCCGAGCACCGAGATGCGGGTGATCGATCCCGACGATACGAGCATCGACCGCGGGCCCGACGAGGAGGGCGAGCTGCTGCTGCGCGGGCCGCAGGTGTTCTCTGGCTACTGGAACCGGCCCGACGAGACGCGCGAGACGCTGCTGCCGGATGGCTGGCTGCGCACGGGCGATCTGGTGCGGGCCGACGCCGGGGGCTTCGTGACGATCGTCGATCGGCGCAAGGAGCTCATCATCACCGGCGGGTTCAACGTTGCTCCCTCGGAGGTCGAGGAGGCGCTCGTGTCGCATCCGTCGGTCGACGACGCGGCCGTGGTGGGTCTGCCGAGCCCCAGCGGGGGCGAGTCGGTGGCGGCCGCCGTGGTGCTCGCAGCGGGAGCGGATTCTGACGCGGAGGCGATCCGCCAGCACGCGCGGCAGCGGCTGGCGGCATACAAGGTGCCGCGGCGCATCGTCGTCGTCGACGACCTGCCCCGCTCGCTCATCGGCAAGGTGCTGCGCCGCGAGGTGCGCGAGCGCCTGCTGGCGGAGGAGTAG